TCATCGGCCTCATCGTCTGGTCCTCGCGCCGCGCCTGATTTCCCATGCGCTCCCTTGCATTCACCTTCTTTCTCCTGCTCCTTACCGCGGCCGTCGTGGCGACGGTCGCGCTGGGCCACAAGGGAATCGGGCTGAAGCAGGTCTTCGGCACGCGCTACACACCGGTGGGCGCAAACCTCTTCCCCATCGAAAAGTCGGAACTTGAGAAGATCCACCGCATCGAGCTCTCCGGAAACGGCGTGCAGGCGGAGTGTGTCTTCGAGAACGGCTTGTGGAGGGTCACCCGCCCTTGGCAGGACCGCATGGACCCGCGCGCTGCCGAGGCGATCCTACAGTTCACGATCGGCACCCGCGTCGTTGATGTGATCCCGGAGGGCAAGCTGGATACCTCCAAGATCATGCTCAAGGAGGGCACCATCGGCATCCATATCGAGGACAAGGATGGCAAGAGCCTCGCACGCTACGTGCTGGCGCGGAAAACCGAGTGGACGGTCATCGACCCGGAAACCGAGCAACCGGATGCCACCGTCTTCCTCATCCCGGGCGAGAACAATCCCGGAAACTACACCTACGCCGCGACCGGCGATATCCATCCGATCTTCAAGGACGGCCTCCGCCACCTCCGCGATCATCATCCGCTTCTTTTCAATCCGCTGGGGCTCGAAACCATCCGCATCGATGGCAGCGAAGGCGAGCTGCTGCTTTCCCGCGGCGATCCGAAAAGCCCTTGGCGGATCACCAAGCCGCTGGAATTGCGCACCAATCCGGAAGCCGTCACCAAGCTGATCAACGACCTCACCAAGCTGCGCGCCCTGCGGGTGGCGAATCCCGCCGAGGTGACCTTGCCCGGCGAGGACCTGCCGGGCCGCCGGCGCATCGCGCTGAAGCACTTCGGCCAAGGCCATGAAGTGATCCTGGAAATCTATCCGCCAAAGCTCGCGGAGTCGGACACCGTCTTTGCCACGGTAAGTGATCGCCCCGGCGCGGTCTTCGAGCTACCACTAAAGGCCATCGCACCCGCCGCGCTGACCACCGAGCTGCCTCCCGCTTCAGATCCTAACAAGCAGCCGCCTCCGACCCCGATCAAGAAGGAGGCACCGCCTGCCGAGGCCATGGTATCGGTGTCCGCCCTGCCGGACACCGTGAACGAGCTGCGGAATCCGATGCTGACAAATCTGGATCTGACCTCGCTGCAGGGCATCCTGATCGCTCCTTCCACCGGCACCCAGATCCTCCTCGCCCGGGATCCCGGCAAGGGCGCGCGCTGGCACTACCGGACCGCCACCGGGAGGATGGAGCTGGCGAATGATTTCACCCTGGCCCGCCTGCTGAGAGCCGCCACCACCACGAAGGTGCTGTCCTTCGTGACCGATGCCGCCGTCGATCTGGCACCTTATGGGCTGGACCGCCCCTCGCTCTCGATCCGCTTCCTCTCCTTCGGGAACGAGGGCTTCGAGCTGATCTTCGGCCGCTCCACCGATGGCACCTGGCACGCGATGCGGACCGGAACCTCCACCGTGATGAGGCTGGATGACCAGTTCATCCGCGATATCAGCTCCAATCTCTGGGAGTGGCGCCAGCCCGGGGTGTGGGCATTCTCGGAAGTCGACCTCACCGGGATCGACCGCAAGGTCGAAGGCCAGCCACCCCTCTCGCTGGAATACCGCTGGGCCGAGCAACTCTGGAAGGCGAAGATCAATGGCATCGACCGCAGCGCCGAGCTGGTGACGGAGCGCGCCAACCAGCTCCTCAAGCTCCTGACAAACCTGCAAACGGAAAGCTGGCTCTCCCCGGATGACCTGGAGGCGAACCGCGCGCTGGCCCGGCCGGTGATGACCTTCGAGCTGGCGGTGAAGACCGTGGATGAAGACGGCGAATTCTCCGGCACCAAGCGCATGAGCCTCACCCTCGCCCCAGCCAGCGATAGCCCGGACAATCGCACCTTCTTCGCCCGCATCGGCTCGGATCCCCACCCCTTCAAGCTCGGCTTGGACACGGTGCGGCGCCTCGCCGTGGATCTTTTTGGAGACGATTGAAGCCCGCCGTGACGGTTGTTGGAGCGGGAATCTTTGAGGAATCTTGATTCTTCGAGCTTTCCGCTTCCCCATCTCGCGCATCTGGTGTTTTCTCCGGCCCGCCGCCACCGTTTCTCATGGAACTCGACCTCATCGACGTCCACTTCGACCTGAAGTCCATCAAGCCCCGCGAACTCGAGGAAGCCCTCGAGGATCCCTTCGGCTTGCGCCTGTTGCCCGATCACGAAACGGGCGAAAGCCGCTTCTACGCGCTGGGGAGGACCGTGGCCGACCGCTATCTCTTTGTCTGCTTCTGGACCGACGGGAAGCGCACCCGCGTAATCGCCGCGCGCCCGATGACCGATGGGGAACAACGGTTCTACGAGCGGAAGTACGCCGAGTTCAAATAAGCCACCCCATGACTCCTATCTCACGCTGGTCGGACATCCCGGCCTTTGACGACGAAGAAGCCGAAGCCAAGTTCTGGGAAAGCCACGAGCTTGATGCCCGCTTGATGTCCGGCTCGATCCACGAACCCGACTCGCGCGAATCCACCACGATCACCCTGCGCTTCGATCCCCGGATGCTTTCCCGCATCAAGCGCATCGCCCGCTCCCGCTTCCTCAACTATCAGTCGATGATGAAGCAGTGGCTGGCCGAGCGACTGGAAGACGAGCTGCGCAAGCAGTAAGCCGGCGAGGCGGATCTTTGATCGATCCGCCTTTTCCGTATTCCCCCATCCGCTCCGCCCGTGCGCCACGTCCTCAGACATCCCGCGCTTTGGCTCTTCGGCTTCGCCGTATGGTTCATCACGCTGTGGATGCTCTCGTCGAAAGTTCAGCACTTCCCGCCGGCGCTCGACTTCCGCTTCAGTGACAAGCTGATCCACTTCGGCTACTTCTTTGGAGGCGCAGGCCTGTTTTCCGCTTTCCTCTACCGGCTGAAACCCGCAGCCGCGAATTGGAAGCGGATCTTCTGGTTGACCGTGCTGGTTATCGGCCTCACCGGCGCCCTGGATGAGTATCACCAGAGCCATGTCCCCGGCCGCAGCGGAAATGACCCCGCGGACTTCACCGCGGACTTGGTCGGAGCCCTCGCCGGAGCACTCGTCTTCCGGAAGTGCCACCGCTGGATCGCCTGACCGCGACGCGCCCGTCTCGCTTGGCCGCTAGGTCTCCACATCCCGTCCTGCCTTCCCCACCTCGCGAAGCGCAGACCGATTGGTGACCCGAAGATCGCCGAAGGCTTGGAGGCGATCTGGACTCCCCGCATGGGAGCGCCCGAGTCAATCTTAGTGATGGGTGATTCTACCTTTTCGCGTCCCATGGCAGTAGAAACAGTCCCGACGATCATCCTATAACCACGTCGTGAAGAACTTTCATCATCGCCTTCCCTCCCGACCAACACCTCCCAACAGGACCCGATCCGCCTGTTAATTTCCCTGTTATAACAGGCGGAACAGGCGAAAAATGACGAGGCTCCCCACCCCTCCGCGGAGCCCTCGGCCTTGCTTTACCCATCCCTCCCGACAACATCCTATCAACTCCTCCACCGCCCCCCCCCCGGCATGCATTTCAATCCCCGCCTTGTCTCCCTCGTCCTCGCCGTGCTCTCCATCACGGCTCCCTTCTCCTCGAAGGCAGCGATAACGCCCGAACAGGTCGCAACCGCGGTGAAGAGCCCAGAGGGAGTCACTTGGACGGTATCGCAGCCGCAAGGTCAGCATTGGTATATTGCCGCCGATGGGCTGCAGCTCAGTGATCCCAATGTGCAGGCAACGCACTGGATCGAGGCCTCGGCGACCGGCCCCGGCATCGTGGGGCTGGACTTCACCAATATGACCTGGGTCTCCCAGAGCGCGCTGAGCGTTACGGTAGACGGTCAATTGTCGGAACCATCGGATCCCAACGCCGGGGGCTCTGCGCGGGTCGAGATAGGAGCCGGCCCTCACACGATCCGGTGGCAGTTGCAGCGTACCGTCACGGTCTCTAGCAACCAGAACCCATGGATGATGATCAGCAATGCAAGCTGGATGCCCTACGCGGTCCATCCCTTG
This portion of the Luteolibacter luteus genome encodes:
- a CDS encoding VanZ family protein, with translation MRHVLRHPALWLFGFAVWFITLWMLSSKVQHFPPALDFRFSDKLIHFGYFFGGAGLFSAFLYRLKPAAANWKRIFWLTVLVIGLTGALDEYHQSHVPGRSGNDPADFTADLVGALAGALVFRKCHRWIA
- a CDS encoding BrnT family toxin; the encoded protein is MELDLIDVHFDLKSIKPRELEEALEDPFGLRLLPDHETGESRFYALGRTVADRYLFVCFWTDGKRTRVIAARPMTDGEQRFYERKYAEFK
- a CDS encoding CopG family antitoxin; translated protein: MTPISRWSDIPAFDDEEAEAKFWESHELDARLMSGSIHEPDSRESTTITLRFDPRMLSRIKRIARSRFLNYQSMMKQWLAERLEDELRKQ
- a CDS encoding DUF4340 domain-containing protein; translation: MRSLAFTFFLLLLTAAVVATVALGHKGIGLKQVFGTRYTPVGANLFPIEKSELEKIHRIELSGNGVQAECVFENGLWRVTRPWQDRMDPRAAEAILQFTIGTRVVDVIPEGKLDTSKIMLKEGTIGIHIEDKDGKSLARYVLARKTEWTVIDPETEQPDATVFLIPGENNPGNYTYAATGDIHPIFKDGLRHLRDHHPLLFNPLGLETIRIDGSEGELLLSRGDPKSPWRITKPLELRTNPEAVTKLINDLTKLRALRVANPAEVTLPGEDLPGRRRIALKHFGQGHEVILEIYPPKLAESDTVFATVSDRPGAVFELPLKAIAPAALTTELPPASDPNKQPPPTPIKKEAPPAEAMVSVSALPDTVNELRNPMLTNLDLTSLQGILIAPSTGTQILLARDPGKGARWHYRTATGRMELANDFTLARLLRAATTTKVLSFVTDAAVDLAPYGLDRPSLSIRFLSFGNEGFELIFGRSTDGTWHAMRTGTSTVMRLDDQFIRDISSNLWEWRQPGVWAFSEVDLTGIDRKVEGQPPLSLEYRWAEQLWKAKINGIDRSAELVTERANQLLKLLTNLQTESWLSPDDLEANRALARPVMTFELAVKTVDEDGEFSGTKRMSLTLAPASDSPDNRTFFARIGSDPHPFKLGLDTVRRLAVDLFGDD